A genome region from Nocardia sp. NBC_00565 includes the following:
- a CDS encoding sigma-70 family RNA polymerase sigma factor, which yields MSGICSVVDVAGKRSTCATACAGLCNDDGLAKVLAADRALLHWRAMRGLGDSGLAEHAVQETLLRAWRACAMFDERKGTVRTWLLAIQRNVMIDIARARAARPADTGWDEVEELSDARYANPDFADRLVDGLLVADLLARLPESQRAAVVEVILRDRAYQEVADDFGVPVGTVKTRVHYALRSLRRLPLGA from the coding sequence ATGAGCGGTATTTGTTCGGTGGTCGATGTCGCGGGCAAGCGGTCGACCTGTGCGACGGCATGTGCGGGGCTGTGTAACGACGATGGGCTCGCGAAGGTGCTGGCCGCCGACCGTGCGCTGCTGCACTGGCGCGCGATGCGCGGGCTCGGTGATTCGGGACTGGCCGAACACGCGGTCCAGGAGACGCTGCTACGGGCCTGGCGCGCGTGCGCGATGTTCGACGAGCGCAAGGGCACGGTTCGCACCTGGCTGTTGGCTATCCAACGCAACGTCATGATCGATATCGCCCGTGCCCGCGCCGCCCGGCCCGCCGATACCGGCTGGGACGAGGTCGAGGAACTCAGCGACGCGCGGTACGCGAATCCGGACTTCGCCGACCGGCTCGTCGATGGTCTGCTCGTGGCAGACTTGCTCGCCCGGCTGCCCGAGTCCCAGCGTGCCGCGGTAGTGGAGGTGATCCTGCGGGATCGGGCCTATCAAGAGGTGGCCGATGACTTCGGCGTTCCGGTCGGCACCGTGAAGACGCGAGTGCACTACGCGCTGCGCTCGTTGCGCCGATTGCCGCTCGGGGCCTGA
- a CDS encoding SDR family oxidoreductase — MTRSKILITGASAGLGAAMARDFAEKGRDLALCARRLDALESLRDELHAAHPNIKVAVHALDVDDHAAIPSVFAQLREELDGLDRVIVNAGIGKGARIGTGRADANIATATTNFVSALAQTEAALEIFRAKGAGHLVLVSSMSAVRGLPGTKAAYSASKAGLAALGEALTVEFAQSPIAVTTLLPGFIATDMAAKAGDARMVAPLDKGVAAMVRAIERERIRACVPGWPWRLIDLVLPHLPRAVVARMS, encoded by the coding sequence ATGACGCGGAGCAAGATCCTGATCACCGGCGCGAGCGCCGGACTGGGTGCGGCGATGGCGCGGGATTTCGCCGAGAAGGGCCGCGACCTTGCACTGTGCGCCCGCCGCTTGGACGCGCTCGAATCCCTGCGCGACGAACTGCACGCCGCGCATCCGAACATCAAGGTCGCGGTCCACGCGCTCGACGTCGACGACCACGCCGCCATCCCGTCGGTATTCGCGCAATTGCGCGAGGAACTGGACGGGTTGGATCGCGTGATCGTCAATGCCGGTATCGGCAAGGGCGCGCGGATCGGCACCGGGCGCGCGGACGCCAATATCGCCACGGCCACCACCAATTTCGTCAGCGCCCTGGCCCAGACCGAGGCGGCACTGGAGATCTTCCGCGCCAAGGGGGCGGGCCATCTGGTACTGGTGTCCTCGATGAGCGCGGTGCGCGGACTGCCCGGCACGAAGGCCGCCTACTCCGCGAGCAAGGCCGGATTGGCCGCGCTCGGCGAGGCGCTCACGGTCGAATTCGCGCAGTCGCCGATCGCCGTCACCACGTTGCTTCCCGGTTTCATCGCCACGGATATGGCGGCGAAAGCCGGTGACGCGCGCATGGTCGCACCGCTGGACAAGGGGGTGGCGGCGATGGTGCGAGCGATCGAACGGGAACGGATTCGCGCCTGCGTGCCCGGGTGGCCGTGGCGACTCATCGATCTGGTGCTGCCACATCTGCCCCGCGCGGTCGTGGCCCGGATGAGCTGA
- a CDS encoding CobW family GTP-binding protein: MAERIPVLIVAGFLGSGKTTLLNHLLRNNRGTRIGVVVNDFGAINIDSMLVAGQVDAMVSLGNGCVCCAVDVGELDELFTRLAQPRAKIDVIVVEASGLAEPRNLIRMVVGTENPRIRYGGLVEVVDAEQFPDSRERHPELATHLRLADLVVLNKADRVPRDRLDRLRQEIIELIGQVPVYATTHGRIDPGLLFDEPLREIPRVAEQLSFDELLAEHDHEHHHDHDHAAHRHLHDDYTSVSFTSERELDPRRLIEFLEDPPPGLFRAKGFAAFGVAAERRKFVLHMVGRHIVFEPDSWSRGESRTTQLVLIGAGLPADAALARLHDTVHTAAEPLDPQAMLGIWRYTPH, encoded by the coding sequence GTGGCCGAGCGGATACCTGTTCTGATCGTCGCCGGGTTTCTCGGATCCGGGAAGACAACGCTGCTCAACCATCTGCTGCGCAACAACCGGGGCACGCGGATCGGGGTGGTGGTCAACGATTTCGGGGCCATCAATATCGATTCGATGCTGGTGGCCGGACAGGTCGATGCGATGGTGTCGCTCGGCAACGGCTGCGTCTGCTGTGCGGTGGACGTCGGTGAACTGGATGAGCTGTTCACCAGGCTGGCGCAACCGCGCGCCAAGATCGATGTGATCGTGGTGGAGGCCAGCGGCCTGGCCGAACCGCGCAATCTGATTCGGATGGTGGTGGGCACCGAGAACCCGCGCATCCGCTACGGCGGTCTGGTCGAAGTGGTCGACGCCGAACAGTTCCCGGACAGTCGCGAGCGTCATCCCGAACTCGCCACCCATCTGCGACTCGCGGATCTGGTGGTGCTGAACAAGGCCGATCGGGTGCCGCGCGATCGGCTGGATCGGTTGCGGCAGGAGATCATCGAGTTGATCGGGCAGGTGCCGGTCTACGCGACCACACACGGGCGCATCGACCCGGGTCTGCTGTTCGACGAGCCGCTGCGTGAAATACCGCGGGTCGCCGAACAATTGAGCTTCGACGAACTGCTCGCCGAGCACGACCACGAGCACCACCACGACCATGACCACGCCGCGCACCGGCATCTGCACGACGACTACACCAGCGTGTCCTTCACCAGCGAACGGGAATTGGATCCGCGCCGCCTGATCGAATTCCTCGAGGACCCGCCGCCCGGCCTGTTCCGCGCCAAGGGTTTCGCCGCCTTCGGTGTCGCGGCCGAACGCCGGAAGTTCGTGCTGCACATGGTCGGTCGCCATATCGTTTTCGAGCCGGACTCCTGGTCACGCGGCGAATCGCGCACCACTCAGTTGGTCTTGATCGGCGCGGGCCTGCCCGCCGACGCGGCGCTCGCACGTTTACACGACACGGTGCACACCGCCGCCGAACCGCTGGATCCCCAAGCGATGCTCGGCATCTGGCGCTACACCCCGCACTGA
- a CDS encoding AraC family transcriptional regulator, whose amino-acid sequence MGTDQVLLHRFVIAQLTAAGLDRDRLIRETGLPEWTMAGEDVHLPSHTFSRLWELGEHGLGDPNVALNVASRYQLNSLGLYDYLFSTAPTLGAGLATCGPYVAAVTTNHRFNLVTENEHEVTLYLDMIDGEGRGRDLTQLWGLAAVLSRARRVVREPIVALRVALRQRAPAKSDTFIEVFGTAAIEFDAPVDAMTFRAADMELPLTTSDPVLATVLQPLADALPPPPPLATAWSDRVAAAVADALEQGEVSLEQVARRLATSPRTLQRRLMESGTTWRLELDRARNARLAQASAGGLPLSRTRQAELLGYSDVGSMRRAARRRSMTQLMYRSDLPA is encoded by the coding sequence GTGGGAACCGATCAGGTATTGCTGCACAGATTCGTCATCGCGCAGCTCACCGCGGCGGGCCTGGACCGAGATCGATTGATCCGCGAGACCGGACTACCCGAATGGACCATGGCGGGCGAGGACGTGCACCTACCGAGCCACACCTTCTCCCGACTCTGGGAACTCGGCGAACACGGGCTCGGCGATCCGAATGTCGCACTGAATGTGGCCAGTCGCTACCAGCTCAACAGCCTCGGCCTCTACGACTATCTGTTCTCCACCGCGCCGACGCTCGGTGCGGGCTTGGCGACCTGCGGCCCCTACGTCGCCGCGGTGACCACCAATCACCGCTTCAACCTGGTCACCGAGAACGAGCACGAGGTCACCCTCTACCTCGACATGATCGACGGCGAGGGCCGCGGCCGCGACCTCACCCAACTGTGGGGGTTGGCGGCGGTCCTCAGCCGGGCGCGGCGGGTGGTCCGCGAACCGATCGTTGCGCTGCGAGTGGCACTGCGGCAGCGCGCACCGGCCAAATCCGATACTTTCATCGAGGTATTCGGCACCGCCGCGATCGAATTCGACGCGCCGGTCGATGCGATGACCTTCCGCGCCGCCGATATGGAACTGCCGCTGACCACCAGCGATCCGGTGCTGGCCACCGTACTGCAGCCGCTCGCCGACGCACTCCCGCCACCGCCGCCGTTGGCGACCGCGTGGTCGGATCGGGTCGCGGCCGCAGTGGCCGACGCGCTGGAGCAGGGTGAGGTCTCGCTGGAGCAGGTGGCCCGCCGACTCGCTACCAGCCCGCGCACACTGCAGCGCAGATTGATGGAGTCGGGCACCACGTGGCGACTGGAACTGGACCGAGCGCGCAATGCGCGCCTCGCACAGGCGTCCGCGGGTGGGCTGCCATTGAGCAGAACACGCCAAGCCGAACTACTCGGATACTCCGATGTCGGCTCGATGCGGCGGGCGGCCCGGCGTCGATCCATGACCCAGCTCATGTACCGATCGGACCTACCCGCCTGA
- a CDS encoding cyclopropane mycolic acid synthase family methyltransferase has product MADLAPFYQQVQSHYDVSDDFYRLFLDPSMTYSCAYFERDDMTLEQAQLAKIDLALGKLDLQPGMTLLDIGCGWGATMFRAVERYGVKVVGLTLSRNQYERVRSEIDRRHVSGAEIRLQGWEEFGGGADRIVSIGAFEHFRRERYRAFFDRCHRMLPPDGRMLLHTIIGHTLNDLRRMNIPVTRANALFHIFMKRHIFPGGQLPQPAEVTRLAGQAGFGTERIQPLRLHYARTLDHWAEALVDQHDEAVRIASEEVYARYLKYLNGCADHFRSGHLDVMQFTLVK; this is encoded by the coding sequence ATGGCCGACCTCGCACCGTTCTACCAGCAAGTCCAGTCGCACTACGACGTGTCCGACGACTTCTACCGGCTGTTCCTCGATCCCTCGATGACCTACAGCTGCGCCTATTTCGAACGCGATGATATGACCCTGGAGCAGGCCCAGCTCGCCAAGATCGACCTGGCGCTCGGCAAACTGGATCTACAGCCGGGCATGACCCTGCTCGATATCGGATGTGGTTGGGGCGCAACCATGTTCCGCGCGGTCGAGCGCTACGGCGTGAAGGTCGTCGGCCTCACGCTGAGCCGCAACCAGTACGAGCGTGTCCGCTCGGAGATCGACCGACGCCACGTCTCCGGTGCCGAGATCCGGCTGCAGGGCTGGGAGGAATTCGGCGGCGGCGCGGACCGCATCGTCAGCATCGGCGCATTCGAGCATTTCCGCCGCGAGCGCTACCGGGCGTTCTTCGACCGCTGCCATCGGATGCTGCCGCCCGACGGGCGGATGCTGCTGCATACGATCATCGGCCATACGCTCAACGACCTGCGGCGCATGAATATTCCGGTGACCCGGGCGAACGCGCTGTTCCATATTTTCATGAAGCGGCATATCTTCCCGGGCGGCCAGCTGCCGCAGCCCGCCGAGGTGACCCGGCTCGCCGGGCAGGCCGGATTCGGCACCGAGCGGATCCAGCCGCTGCGCCTGCACTACGCGCGCACGCTGGATCACTGGGCCGAGGCGTTGGTGGACCAGCACGACGAGGCCGTGCGAATCGCATCGGAGGAGGTCTACGCCAGGTACCTGAAGTACCTCAACGGATGTGCCGATCACTTCCGCAGCGGGCACCTCGATGTCATGCAGTTCACCCTGGTGAAGTGA
- the moaCB gene encoding bifunctional molybdenum cofactor biosynthesis protein MoaC/MoaB, protein MSELSHVDREGRARMVDVSAKSDSTRIAVAAGELRTTAEVIALVRADDMPKADVLSTARIAGIAGAKKTSELIPLCHQLALSSVKVEFGFTDTTITIEASAKTKGPTGVEMEALTAVAVAGLTLHDMVKAVDPAATLNGVRLLTKEGGKHGHWERPEEQAPDTTIRLLENEAPATESAIETADDEQPEDFSDTESRTAVVLVASTGAAIGTRVDTTGPVLAEWLGELGFSVRGPLIYADAEIEIGLVDALRFAPSLVVSTGGTGASPTDATPEATLAVLDRELPGVAEAIRQRGTAKFPLAALSRGVAGLAGRSVIVNLPGSPGGVKDGMAVLEPLLDHLLAQVAGGGNHDNK, encoded by the coding sequence ATGAGTGAGTTGTCCCATGTCGACCGGGAAGGGCGCGCCCGCATGGTCGATGTGAGCGCGAAATCCGACAGCACCCGGATCGCGGTCGCGGCCGGTGAGTTGCGGACCACCGCCGAGGTGATCGCACTGGTGCGGGCCGACGACATGCCGAAGGCCGATGTGCTGTCCACCGCGCGGATCGCCGGAATCGCGGGTGCGAAGAAGACCTCGGAACTCATTCCGCTGTGCCATCAGCTGGCACTGTCCTCGGTCAAGGTCGAGTTCGGCTTCACCGACACCACCATCACGATCGAGGCGAGCGCGAAGACCAAGGGCCCCACCGGTGTCGAGATGGAGGCACTCACCGCGGTCGCGGTGGCTGGTTTGACGCTGCACGACATGGTGAAGGCGGTCGATCCGGCGGCGACACTGAACGGCGTGCGGCTGCTCACCAAAGAGGGTGGCAAACACGGACATTGGGAGCGACCCGAGGAGCAGGCGCCGGACACCACGATCCGGTTGCTGGAGAACGAGGCACCCGCAACCGAATCCGCCATCGAAACCGCGGATGACGAACAGCCGGAAGACTTCTCCGATACCGAATCGCGAACGGCGGTGGTGCTGGTCGCCTCGACCGGCGCCGCGATCGGCACTCGCGTGGACACCACCGGCCCGGTGCTCGCGGAATGGCTTGGCGAACTCGGCTTTTCGGTGCGCGGCCCGCTGATATACGCGGACGCCGAGATCGAGATCGGCCTCGTCGACGCGCTGCGCTTCGCGCCGTCGCTGGTGGTCAGCACCGGCGGCACCGGCGCCTCCCCCACCGATGCGACACCCGAGGCGACGCTGGCCGTGCTCGATCGCGAATTGCCGGGTGTCGCCGAGGCGATTCGCCAGCGCGGCACCGCGAAGTTCCCGCTGGCCGCGCTCAGCCGCGGGGTGGCCGGACTGGCGGGCCGATCGGTCATCGTGAATCTGCCCGGCTCCCCCGGTGGGGTCAAAGACGGTATGGCGGTGCTCGAACCGCTGCTGGATCATCTGCTAGCGCAAGTAGCCGGAGGCGGCAACCATGACAACAAGTGA
- a CDS encoding dienelactone hydrolase family protein produces the protein MTYQIISRQFDLQVDGSPMTGYLARPEGTEPLPAVLVGAELWGLTEDVRRIVDRVAALGYVAVVVDVYHRSGPETAEGLAESAENREHAFELLGELTRDGVEADCRAAIDYAREQGGAAEQTGVLGFSLGGHLAYFAATRLDLAAAAIFYPGWLTTPGTALSRLEPLLAGTDGIAKGDVRLLMFFAELDHVIDAEQRAQIGAGLTAAGVRHELVVYPGAKHAFFFPGREPYDEAAAQDSWQRVSALFAAELG, from the coding sequence ATGACGTACCAGATCATTTCCCGACAGTTCGACCTCCAGGTAGACGGCTCGCCGATGACCGGCTATCTGGCCCGGCCGGAGGGAACGGAGCCGTTGCCGGCGGTGCTCGTCGGAGCTGAGCTGTGGGGTTTGACCGAGGATGTTCGTCGGATCGTCGACCGGGTCGCGGCGCTCGGGTATGTGGCCGTCGTGGTGGATGTCTACCACCGGTCCGGCCCGGAGACCGCCGAGGGACTTGCCGAGAGTGCGGAGAATCGCGAGCACGCCTTCGAGCTACTGGGGGAGTTGACCCGCGACGGTGTCGAGGCCGACTGCCGGGCCGCGATCGACTATGCGCGCGAGCAGGGCGGAGCCGCCGAGCAGACCGGTGTGCTGGGTTTCAGTCTCGGCGGGCACCTGGCCTATTTCGCGGCCACCCGACTCGATCTCGCGGCGGCGGCCATCTTCTATCCGGGCTGGTTGACGACCCCGGGGACCGCGCTCAGTAGGCTGGAACCGCTGCTGGCCGGGACCGACGGCATTGCCAAGGGCGACGTCCGGCTGCTGATGTTCTTCGCGGAGCTCGACCATGTCATCGACGCCGAACAGCGCGCGCAGATCGGCGCGGGGCTCACCGCGGCCGGGGTGCGGCACGAGTTGGTGGTCTATCCGGGTGCGAAGCATGCGTTCTTCTTCCCGGGCCGCGAGCCGTATGACGAAGCCGCGGCGCAGGATTCGTGGCAGCGGGTGAGCGCGCTGTTCGCCGCCGAACTGGGTTGA
- a CDS encoding PaaI family thioesterase, whose translation MIDDVGTKLFHQSMPFTERLGVEVLEHGSALVRSRIAWDESLCTLGGVLHGGVLMSLADATAAVCAFLNLPEGKQGTTTVESKTNFLRAVRSGHAIASARPLHAGRSFIVVETEIRDDADKLVAKVTQTQAVL comes from the coding sequence ATGATCGATGACGTGGGCACCAAACTCTTTCACCAGTCCATGCCGTTCACCGAGCGCCTCGGGGTCGAGGTACTCGAGCACGGGTCCGCACTGGTGCGCAGCCGGATCGCCTGGGACGAGTCGCTGTGTACGTTGGGCGGCGTGCTGCACGGCGGTGTGCTGATGTCACTCGCGGACGCGACCGCCGCGGTGTGCGCATTCCTGAATCTGCCCGAGGGCAAGCAGGGCACGACGACGGTCGAATCCAAGACGAATTTCCTGCGGGCGGTGCGGTCCGGTCATGCCATCGCCTCGGCACGGCCATTGCACGCGGGGCGGTCGTTCATTGTGGTGGAGACCGAAATCCGGGATGACGCGGACAAACTCGTCGCCAAGGTGACCCAGACCCAAGCCGTCCTGTGA
- a CDS encoding serine/threonine-protein kinase, whose translation MNESDAVHRTRLMLASIVTDFADTWDKTGEPPNLAEYLPGTPGLRRMCLIELIKVDLEYRWLRYNHPKRLTQYRAEYAELRTGPTPPDLAYEEFHVRRRSGRDQDQDDQPTEMDATATVWSEIDYRSTLIAPPRAQQALDGVRVGTSVDDFDLLVGLGSGAFARVFLARQRSMQRLVAVKISYNRGAEPETLAQLDHEYIVRVFDHRLIRDGELKLMYMQYLPGGTLLGVLNLVRSRSSDSRTGALLIDAVDQAIEDTGGIIPNESDTRSDIIGYSWPETVAWLGSRLAEALDYAARTGVLHRDIKPANVLLTAEGVPKLADFNVSFSHHVAGTNPMAYFGGSLAYMSPEQLAACHPELPTTAGDLDVRSDIYALGVMLWELLTGRRPFDDEPQAGESETSLGRMLELRKNDIEPRYLSELPPDCPPTLRRVLLKCLAPQRDNRWSTGTELAQQFELCLDRRARDLVDPQRGSLRSKVGPWSLAAIVTLASATGGMLGVLYGNVHNRALIDAWIPDDQRESLQGINPVLELIIPLLVLVVTNYLCRRVFLVVWRGLRKGRTFTPEMLALARRDSLTVGDRVAWVAFAGWATGAMVTAFALRNGTDLSPARVVHLSTSLLVCGAIAVAYPFFLVTLFVVRTIYPRLLLHGTTAADYDNLRALSRRSTRYLAVAASIPLIGVVHGLMFLEPEEVTLVTESIRWLAIAGVFGFIGNYWLHRKLEDDLRAFQRTVSGRSRGQTKRARNN comes from the coding sequence ATGAACGAGTCGGACGCTGTGCACCGGACTCGCTTGATGCTGGCATCGATCGTCACGGACTTCGCCGACACCTGGGACAAGACCGGTGAACCCCCGAATCTCGCGGAGTATCTTCCGGGCACGCCGGGTTTGCGTCGGATGTGTCTGATCGAGCTGATCAAGGTCGATCTGGAGTACCGGTGGCTGCGCTACAACCATCCGAAACGGCTCACTCAGTACCGCGCCGAATACGCCGAGTTGCGTACCGGCCCGACGCCGCCGGATCTGGCCTACGAAGAGTTCCATGTGCGGCGCCGGTCCGGGCGAGACCAGGATCAAGACGACCAGCCGACCGAGATGGACGCGACCGCCACCGTATGGTCGGAGATCGACTACCGCAGCACACTGATCGCACCGCCACGGGCCCAGCAGGCGCTCGACGGGGTCCGCGTCGGTACGAGTGTCGACGATTTCGATCTGCTCGTCGGATTGGGCAGCGGCGCCTTCGCACGGGTATTCCTGGCGCGGCAAAGGTCGATGCAGCGGCTGGTCGCGGTGAAGATCTCATACAACCGTGGCGCCGAGCCGGAGACACTTGCGCAGCTGGATCACGAGTACATCGTGCGGGTCTTCGATCATCGGCTGATCCGCGACGGCGAACTCAAATTGATGTACATGCAGTACCTGCCGGGCGGCACGCTGCTCGGGGTGCTGAATCTGGTGCGCTCCCGATCATCGGACAGCCGCACCGGCGCCCTACTGATCGACGCGGTCGATCAGGCGATCGAAGACACCGGCGGAATCATCCCGAACGAGTCCGATACCCGCAGCGACATCATCGGCTACAGCTGGCCGGAAACGGTCGCATGGCTCGGCAGCCGGCTCGCCGAAGCACTCGACTACGCCGCACGCACCGGAGTGCTGCACCGCGATATCAAACCGGCCAATGTGCTGCTCACCGCGGAGGGCGTCCCGAAACTCGCCGACTTCAATGTCAGCTTCAGCCACCACGTCGCCGGGACGAATCCGATGGCCTACTTCGGCGGGTCGCTGGCATACATGTCCCCCGAACAACTCGCGGCCTGTCACCCGGAGTTGCCGACCACCGCCGGAGATCTGGATGTTCGCAGCGATATCTACGCGCTCGGTGTCATGCTGTGGGAGCTGCTGACCGGACGCAGACCCTTCGACGACGAACCACAGGCAGGGGAATCGGAAACCTCGCTGGGGCGGATGCTCGAATTGCGCAAGAACGATATCGAACCGCGTTATCTGTCCGAGCTCCCCCCGGACTGCCCGCCGACCCTGCGCCGCGTGCTGTTGAAATGTCTTGCGCCACAGCGGGACAACCGTTGGTCGACCGGTACCGAATTGGCCCAGCAATTCGAGCTGTGCTTGGACCGGCGGGCCCGCGATCTCGTCGACCCGCAGCGCGGCAGTTTGCGTTCGAAGGTCGGGCCATGGTCGCTGGCGGCCATCGTCACCTTGGCGAGCGCGACCGGCGGCATGCTCGGCGTGCTCTACGGCAATGTGCACAACAGAGCGCTGATCGACGCATGGATACCGGACGACCAGCGGGAGTCGTTGCAAGGTATCAACCCGGTGCTGGAACTGATCATCCCCCTACTGGTTCTCGTCGTGACGAACTACCTGTGCCGCCGCGTCTTTCTGGTGGTGTGGCGCGGACTGCGAAAGGGCCGGACGTTCACCCCGGAAATGCTGGCACTGGCCCGCAGAGACAGCCTGACGGTGGGTGACCGGGTCGCCTGGGTCGCCTTCGCCGGATGGGCCACCGGTGCGATGGTGACCGCCTTCGCGCTACGTAACGGCACCGATCTCTCACCTGCGCGGGTGGTGCACCTGTCCACCTCGCTGCTCGTCTGTGGCGCGATCGCGGTCGCGTACCCGTTTTTCCTCGTCACACTGTTCGTTGTCCGCACCATCTACCCGCGCCTGCTCCTGCACGGGACCACCGCCGCCGACTACGACAACCTCCGCGCCCTGAGCCGCCGCAGCACCCGTTACCTCGCGGTGGCCGCCTCGATTCCGCTCATCGGCGTCGTGCACGGCCTCATGTTCCTGGAACCGGAGGAAGTCACCCTGGTCACCGAATCGATCCGCTGGCTGGCCATCGCGGGCGTCTTCGGATTCATCGGCAATTACTGGTTGCACCGGAAACTGGAGGACGATCTGCGGGCATTCCAACGCACCGTCTCCGGTCGGTCGCGGGGGCAAACGAAACGAGCCCGAAATAACTGA
- a CDS encoding molybdenum cofactor biosynthesis protein MoaE — protein sequence MTTSEFAAVRLAGISDQPLDPAAVEAAVTGPEHGAVVVFTGKVRDHDGGQAVSALEYSAHPEAERFLRNCCAELAARSGLPVAAVHRIGPLTVGDLAIVVAAAAPHRAEAFATCAELVDRIKHEVPIWKRQLFADGLSEWVNACG from the coding sequence ATGACAACAAGTGAATTCGCGGCCGTGCGCCTGGCCGGCATCAGCGATCAGCCGTTGGATCCGGCCGCGGTCGAGGCCGCGGTCACCGGACCGGAGCACGGCGCGGTGGTGGTCTTCACCGGCAAGGTGCGCGATCACGATGGCGGACAGGCGGTTTCCGCGCTGGAGTACTCCGCGCATCCGGAAGCCGAACGGTTTCTGCGCAATTGCTGTGCCGAACTCGCCGCACGCTCCGGGCTACCGGTCGCGGCCGTCCACCGGATCGGGCCGCTGACCGTCGGCGATCTCGCGATCGTTGTCGCGGCCGCCGCCCCGCACCGCGCCGAGGCCTTTGCCACCTGTGCGGAATTGGTGGATCGGATCAAGCACGAGGTGCCGATCTGGAAGCGCCAGTTGTTCGCCGACGGACTCTCGGAATGGGTAAACGCCTGCGGGTAA
- a CDS encoding N-acetylmuramoyl-L-alanine amidase has translation MKPSIIRTGLCGAVTAAVVVTLSGLAPAAIADPASPDMSTKLAGKTIFLDPGHQGPEHAENLAKQVSDGRGGTKDCQTTGMITVNGVQEHTINWKVAELVRATVEDLGAKVVLSRPDDSGWGGCVDERAQAANNSGADVAVSIHADSAPAQYRGFHLIVPQLPILDTKADQVQSGSGLAATKAVRDAYLQAGFPAANYAGAQDGLQTRSDVAGPALTTVPDVFVEMGNGANNEDAALLESQEGQVKHALAIATGLIGFLLGNPQQATTPEAAGTAPASAGSAQAGSAADQPASAPASSAPQAQAVPQAQAAPGAPAAPHVPALPAAAPQQAAVSEPATVPQSTAPAGTVPHSPAALDPPPGYAQAPGYAQLPGSQSPNTAPGSQQSPTAPQADWQQSPGYALSPNTPQSPGTAQTPGSQLSPGQSTPSTTSSLPVLVGTIMQMLMPLAQSLGMDNTVLTSELINLAYTLASTLLGPVK, from the coding sequence GTGAAGCCAAGCATCATCAGGACCGGTCTCTGCGGCGCCGTCACGGCCGCCGTAGTGGTGACGCTGTCCGGGCTGGCCCCGGCCGCGATCGCTGATCCGGCATCGCCGGATATGTCCACGAAACTCGCAGGCAAGACGATATTTCTCGACCCCGGTCATCAGGGGCCCGAACACGCCGAGAACCTGGCGAAGCAGGTGAGCGACGGTCGCGGCGGCACCAAGGACTGCCAGACCACCGGCATGATCACGGTGAACGGCGTGCAGGAACACACCATCAACTGGAAGGTGGCCGAGCTGGTCCGGGCCACCGTGGAGGATCTCGGCGCGAAGGTGGTGCTCAGCCGTCCGGACGACTCCGGCTGGGGCGGCTGCGTCGATGAACGGGCGCAGGCCGCCAACAATTCCGGCGCCGACGTCGCGGTGAGCATCCACGCCGACAGCGCGCCCGCGCAGTACCGCGGGTTCCATCTGATCGTGCCGCAGCTGCCGATTCTGGATACGAAGGCCGATCAGGTCCAGTCCGGGTCCGGCCTCGCGGCGACGAAGGCAGTGCGCGACGCCTATCTGCAGGCCGGATTCCCGGCCGCCAACTATGCGGGCGCGCAGGACGGTCTGCAGACTCGCTCGGATGTGGCGGGTCCGGCGCTGACCACCGTGCCCGATGTGTTCGTCGAGATGGGCAATGGCGCGAACAACGAGGACGCCGCGCTGCTGGAAAGTCAAGAGGGACAGGTCAAACACGCGCTGGCCATCGCGACCGGCCTGATCGGCTTCCTGCTCGGCAACCCGCAGCAGGCCACGACGCCCGAAGCGGCGGGCACTGCTCCGGCGTCGGCAGGTTCGGCGCAGGCGGGTTCGGCGGCGGATCAGCCCGCCTCGGCTCCGGCCTCGAGTGCACCGCAGGCACAAGCCGTTCCGCAGGCGCAAGCCGCGCCTGGAGCTCCGGCCGCACCGCATGTCCCGGCCCTACCCGCGGCCGCACCGCAGCAAGCGGCTGTCTCCGAGCCCGCGACGGTGCCACAGTCCACGGCACCAGCCGGGACCGTGCCGCACTCGCCCGCCGCACTGGATCCGCCGCCGGGTTATGCGCAGGCCCCGGGCTACGCGCAGCTGCCGGGTTCGCAGTCGCCGAACACGGCACCCGGGTCGCAGCAGTCGCCGACCGCGCCGCAAGCGGATTGGCAGCAGTCACCGGGTTACGCACTGTCACCGAACACCCCGCAGTCACCTGGCACCGCACAAACGCCCGGTTCTCAGCTGTCGCCCGGCCAGAGCACACCGAGCACGACCAGTTCCCTGCCCGTCCTCGTCGGCACCATCATGCAGATGTTGATGCCGCTGGCGCAGTCGCTCGGCATGGACAACACCGTGCTCACCTCGGAGCTGATCAACCTGGCATACACCCTGGCCAGCACCCTGCTGGGCCCGGTGAAGTAA